GCAATCTTGGAACCGAAACAAACGGAACTGACTCTTGAATATATCAATACTATCCTGGAAAATCACGAAACCTTACTATCGGGGAAAGAACCAAAACGACCTGGGCTATACAGATTTGATGTGTAAGTTGGTGtaaaaatatacatttattttaGGTGCGATGATAGTGCATTAGAAAACGAATTTGCCTGTTCTCGTACATTGTCTAGGCTTTTTCACATGTCATCCCAGGACTATCTGGATAAGCATTCGCGGCTTTTTAAATAACTTATCGGTATACAATAACGGCCTCAATATTCTAGTAATTCTAGGATGACACGGTTTGAATTATCTCCCTTGTTACAAAAGCTTAATTTCTTTATTCTACAATATCCGCCGTGGCGCTCTTCAAATCGTTTTGGTGCCATTCTTAAAACCCGTCTTGCCAGTTTACTATCGTACAGGTATCTCCTTATCAAGTTGAGGGCATGTCTCTTGTTGTCATATTTCGAGTATTTTATGATCCTTTCTATGCGGGGACGTGCCTGTCTTGCCTTGCTTGCTGTCGTTATGATTCTGCCGTGGCGTAGTACTTCTGTTGTAAGAGCTCTGAGCAGTGCTTTTCTTCCAGAATGGCTCCTTTTTAGCTTTTCACGTGTCCTCAAGTTACCAAACAACGTGAGATCTCTGTATCTTTGTACTGAATGAGTGAGGAATGGATGTGAAAAGCGAATTGAGAAGAATATCACGAGGAAGAATATTCCCGAAATGGACATTAACGTTACATTGATCAATGACAATCAGATTCCCACCAGATATACTCAAAACACTAAGAATTCGAGAGCTTGGTCATACTATCGACTTGATGATTAGATACGAAGATCGCCTACTTGAAACGGGAAGCTTAATAACAGACACACATtgaaatgataaaaattaACATTAATATCTTAACAAAAGTGATGTTTATGGAGAGCaattaaaatccaaatgGGTACGTATCCATGCAATCGTAGAATCCCAACCCCTTAGTATAAATAAACGGTGATATGTACGTTTTTGTCATCTATTTAAATTGTATTATATTCGTAACATGTagaatatttaaaaatatcgcaTTCACTGGCTTATATAGCCCTGTACTATATAATTCGGCTAGATTCCAAGTAAATCGCGTACATTTTTGGTCACAATCTCAGGAAAACAACAATGTCGTGGAGATCCTACCAGAATTTTTGGGTGTTGACTATAGCGATGAGGATCTGCGcaaagaagaggaagaaattAGGGATTTTTATCAGATGAACACATTCAGCATGAGTAAGTCTATAGAATCTGCACAGTTTAAACACCATTCGACCCTTTTCATAAATAATTTTCAGAGAAAGACAAGCTACCTAGAGCACATCCTCTGTACAGGTTTCTGAAACAggagaggaagaagatCATAAAGCTGGAACAGGAACAAAAAACAAGAAATAGGGAAGCACGTAAGCAGGAGTGGCGTGATTACTTTACTTCTCTTAAAGTTAGTTCATTTCCTTTCGCAATCTTGTTCCAAGTGACACTTTAACACACTGTTATAGGATGGAACTTATAAGCCCATATTTACTCCTGAGCAGATAAAGGTCTGGCATCTCGTCTTTGACAGGTTCTTCTACTCACAGACAATCATAACTATATCCAGATGTCTAGAATTAACGGGACCGTTGCGGAAGGAAATTGATACCATAATGTCAAATGGAAAATTGGAACTTGAGGATAGGAATGCCCTATGCGTGAAAATAAGAGAACAAATACAAGAAATAGAATCGGAAGTATTTAAATCATCTAAGAAGGAGCTATCAGAGGTTGGTGCACTCGAACGTCTAGACCAATACATGGCTACTGTTCCACGCTATGTTTGGGATATTTGCCAACCAGACTTTAGAAATGCATTCTACGTATTGCCAGAAAATTGTACTCTTCCTTCAGATATAACTTGGAAGGTATTTTTGTATAGAGTATAACAAAAATACGCAGAGTAGTGTATTTGGAGGTGGAATGGAACCGAACGAGCGGTTTTGGAAATTAGACAAATTACCAAGGATTGGTAacaagaaaaagaagaggcTTGGACGTGGCCATGGTTCTGGCAAGGGAGGGAGCTCAGGAAGAGGTTGCAAGGGTCAAAAGCACAGATCCGGAGCATATGTGAATCCAAGTAAGTCTATGACTTTTACTTGTC
The sequence above is drawn from the Theileria equi strain WA chromosome 4 map unlocalized gcontig_1105471998858, whole genome shotgun sequence genome and encodes:
- a CDS encoding 50S ribosomal protein L15, putative (encoded by transcript BEWA_017280A) — its product is MYVFVIYLNCIIFVTCRIFKNIAFTGLYSPVLYNSARFQVNRVHFWSQSQENNNVVEILPEFLGVDYSDEDLRKEEEEIRDFYQMNTFSMKKDKLPRAHPLYRFLKQERKKIIKLEQEQKTRNREARKQEWRDYFTSLKDGTYKPIFTPEQIKVWHLVFDRCLELTGPLRKEIDTIMSNGKLELEDRNALCVKIREQIQEIESEVFKSSKKELSEVGALERLDQYMATVPRYVWDICQPDFRNAFYVLPENCTLPSDITWKSSVFGGGMEPNERFWKLDKLPRIGNKKKKRLGRGHGSGKGGSSGRGCKGQKHRSGAYVNPMFEGGQTPLYRRLPKFVGRPVGPGHRYNRFRYELIPIPELNKAPDGSIVDWNCLERLGARLGRYQFNHPIKVVGGKRSGGTSASLTAKNLTVKAHAFTKSAAKAIMDNGGKCLLLRPKTHDIVAEVYDPRIPRAKRYIFSGKISKYERKRRELIEKLKEDAEKQAI
- a CDS encoding 50S ribosomal protein L17, putative (encoded by transcript BEWA_017270A): MSISGIFFLVIFFSIRFSHPFLTHSVQRYRDLTLFGNLRTREKLKRSHSGRKALLRALTTEVLRHGRIITTASKARQARPRIERIIKYSKYDNKRHALNLIRRYLYDSKLARRVLRMAPKRFEERHGGYCRIKKLSFCNKGDNSNRVILELLEY